In Streptomyces sp. NBC_00414, a single window of DNA contains:
- the eda gene encoding bifunctional 4-hydroxy-2-oxoglutarate aldolase/2-dehydro-3-deoxy-phosphogluconate aldolase translates to MSSPSPSASSPLSPSPLSSSVLELAPVVPVVVVEDVSDAVPLARALVAGGLPAIEVTLRTPVALDAIRAIAGEVPGAVVGAGTVISPAQVADCVAAGARFLVSPGWTDTLLDAMKASGVPFLPGVSTTSEVVALLERGVHDMKFFPAQAAGGTAYLKSLAGPLPQARFCPTGGIGPAVAPEYLALPNVLCVGGSWMLPADAIASGDWGRVEKLAREAAALAS, encoded by the coding sequence ATGTCTTCGCCTTCGCCGTCGGCCTCGTCGCCGCTGTCCCCGTCGCCGCTGTCCTCGTCCGTGCTCGAACTCGCGCCCGTCGTGCCCGTGGTCGTCGTCGAGGACGTCTCGGACGCCGTGCCGCTGGCTCGGGCGCTCGTCGCGGGCGGGCTGCCCGCGATCGAGGTGACGCTGCGGACGCCGGTGGCGCTCGACGCGATCCGGGCCATCGCCGGCGAGGTGCCGGGCGCGGTGGTCGGTGCGGGCACGGTCATCTCTCCCGCCCAGGTGGCGGACTGCGTGGCCGCCGGGGCGCGCTTCCTCGTCAGCCCCGGCTGGACGGACACGCTGCTCGACGCGATGAAGGCGTCCGGGGTGCCGTTCCTGCCGGGGGTCTCGACGACGTCGGAGGTCGTGGCGCTGCTGGAGCGCGGGGTGCACGACATGAAGTTCTTCCCGGCGCAGGCGGCCGGCGGCACGGCGTATCTCAAGTCGCTGGCCGGGCCGCTTCCGCAGGCCCGCTTCTGCCCGACGGGAGGTATCGGCCCCGCCGTCGCACCGGAGTACCTCGCGCTGCCGAACGTCCTGTGCGTGGGCGGAAGCTGGATGCTCCCGGCGGACGCGATCGCCTCCGGCGACTGGGGACGGGTGGAAAAGCTGGCCCGCGAGGCGGCGGCCCTGGCCTCTTGA
- the yaaA gene encoding peroxide stress protein YaaA — protein sequence MLVLLPPSEGKAPSGRGAPLKAESLSLPGLSGARQAVLDELVELCAADEEKAREVLGLSEGLRGEIAKNTELRTAGARPAGEIYTGVLYDALDLASLDTAGKRRAARSLLVFSGLWGAVRVTDRIPSYRCSMGVRLPGVGALGSHWRAPMAAVLPEVAGSGLVLDLRSAAYAGAWKPKGEVAGRTASVRVLHAPTRKVVSHFNKATKGRIVRSLMETGAAPSGPAELVEALRDLGYVVEAAPSAGAGRPWMLDVLVDEVH from the coding sequence GTGCTCGTGTTGTTGCCGCCGTCCGAAGGAAAGGCTCCCTCCGGGCGGGGCGCGCCGTTGAAGGCGGAGTCGCTGTCGTTGCCGGGGCTCTCCGGGGCGCGGCAGGCGGTTCTCGACGAGCTGGTCGAGCTGTGCGCGGCCGACGAGGAGAAGGCGCGCGAGGTCCTCGGGCTGAGCGAGGGACTGCGCGGCGAGATCGCCAAGAACACGGAGCTGCGGACCGCGGGGGCCCGGCCCGCCGGGGAGATCTACACGGGTGTGCTGTACGACGCCCTGGACCTGGCCTCCCTCGACACCGCGGGCAAGCGGCGGGCGGCGCGGTCGCTGCTCGTCTTCTCGGGGCTGTGGGGCGCGGTCCGGGTGACGGACCGGATTCCCTCGTACCGCTGCTCGATGGGGGTGAGACTGCCCGGCGTCGGGGCGCTCGGCTCGCACTGGCGTGCGCCGATGGCCGCCGTGCTGCCCGAGGTCGCCGGGAGCGGGCTCGTACTGGACCTGCGGTCGGCGGCGTACGCGGGCGCGTGGAAGCCGAAGGGCGAGGTCGCGGGACGGACGGCGAGCGTACGGGTGCTGCACGCGCCGACCCGGAAGGTCGTCAGCCACTTCAACAAGGCGACCAAGGGGCGCATCGTACGGAGCCTGATGGAGACCGGGGCTGCTCCCTCGGGGCCCGCGGAGCTGGTGGAGGCGTTGCGCGACCTCGGGTACGTGGTGGAGGCGGCGCCGTCGGCCGGGGCGGGCAGGCCGTGGATGCTGGACGTGTTGGTGGACGAGGTCCACTGA
- a CDS encoding RNB domain-containing ribonuclease produces MPRRQIRVTGAAEAPLRAPLQAALRALRTELGVPGEFPPAVLAEAARAAREPRLPDRGATADATDIPFFTVDPPTSTDLDQAMHLSRRPHGYRVRYAIADVAAFVVPGAALDAEAHRRVTTLYFPDGKTPLHPPVLSEGTASLLPDETRPTVLWTIDLDTDGGPTATDVRRALVRSRAKLDYEGVQRQIDAGTADEPLALLKDIGLLREQREADRGGISLDVPEQEIVERDGTYELGYRAPLPAEGWNAQISLLTGMAAAELMLAHGTGILRTLPAAPDGAVGRLRRTARALRIDWPHHVSYAALIRSLDPHRPHHAAFLQECTTLLRGAGYTPFRDGAVPGITTHAAVAAPYTHCTAPLRRLVDRYASELALAAAAGETPPEWVLAALDDLPARMAEGTRRAGQAERGCVDIVEAALLEDRVGELFDGTVVDVQEREPGVGTVQLETPAVVARIESGNGAALPLGERLRVRLTRADPATAKVLFAPA; encoded by the coding sequence GTGCCCCGCCGCCAGATACGTGTGACCGGTGCAGCCGAGGCCCCGCTGCGGGCCCCTCTGCAGGCCGCGCTGCGCGCGCTGCGAACCGAACTCGGGGTGCCCGGGGAGTTCCCGCCCGCGGTGCTCGCCGAGGCCGCGCGGGCCGCCCGCGAGCCACGGCTGCCGGACCGCGGTGCGACGGCCGACGCGACGGACATCCCCTTCTTCACCGTCGACCCGCCCACGTCCACCGACCTCGACCAGGCGATGCACCTCTCACGCCGCCCGCACGGCTATCGGGTGCGGTACGCGATCGCCGACGTCGCCGCGTTCGTCGTGCCCGGAGCGGCCCTGGACGCCGAGGCCCACCGACGGGTCACCACGCTCTACTTCCCGGACGGGAAGACCCCGCTGCACCCGCCGGTACTGAGCGAGGGCACAGCCAGCCTGCTCCCCGACGAGACCCGCCCCACCGTCCTGTGGACGATCGACCTGGACACCGACGGCGGCCCCACCGCGACCGACGTCCGCCGCGCCCTGGTCCGCAGCCGGGCCAAGCTCGACTACGAGGGCGTACAGAGGCAGATCGACGCGGGCACCGCCGACGAGCCCCTGGCCCTCCTCAAGGACATCGGGCTCCTGCGCGAGCAGCGGGAGGCGGACCGTGGCGGCATCTCCCTCGACGTCCCCGAACAGGAGATCGTCGAACGCGACGGCACGTACGAGCTGGGCTATCGCGCCCCGCTCCCCGCCGAGGGCTGGAACGCGCAGATCTCCCTCCTCACCGGCATGGCCGCCGCCGAGCTGATGCTCGCGCACGGCACCGGCATCCTGCGGACGCTCCCGGCCGCCCCCGACGGCGCGGTCGGTCGGCTGCGCCGTACCGCGCGGGCACTGCGCATCGACTGGCCGCACCACGTGTCGTACGCGGCGCTCATCCGCTCCCTGGACCCGCACCGGCCGCACCACGCGGCCTTCCTCCAGGAGTGCACGACACTGCTGCGGGGCGCCGGCTACACCCCCTTCCGGGACGGAGCCGTCCCCGGCATCACCACGCACGCCGCCGTCGCCGCGCCCTACACCCACTGCACGGCCCCGCTGCGGCGCCTCGTCGACCGGTACGCGTCCGAACTGGCCCTGGCAGCCGCCGCGGGCGAGACCCCGCCCGAGTGGGTGCTCGCCGCGCTGGACGACCTGCCCGCACGGATGGCGGAGGGCACCCGCAGGGCGGGCCAGGCCGAGCGCGGGTGCGTCGACATCGTCGAGGCGGCCCTCCTCGAGGACCGCGTCGGCGAACTCTTCGACGGCACCGTCGTGGACGTACAGGAACGTGAACCCGGCGTGGGAACCGTCCAGTTGGAGACTCCCGCGGTCGTCGCCCGCATCGAGAGCGGGAACGGGGCGGCACTGCCGCTGGGGGAGCGGCTGCGGGTCCGCCTCACCCGGGCCGACCCGGCGACGGCGAAGGTGCTGTTCGCTCCCGCGTGA
- a CDS encoding MerR family transcriptional regulator, with product MRIGELAAAVGVTTRTVRHYHHLGLLPEPERRPNGYRDYGLRHAVALARIRRLTELGLGLTEVRDVLADDAGRDLAEVLAELDEDLARQEAAIRARRLRLHALLDGGRMPAEGPVSPELAAVFGELTRDPEPAIAAKDREMIALLETVAAPKDRERLLSALRATAEVPGALERTHAAYALLDALADADPADPRVEETAHALAECLPDEALAGMGLADLDPDGPEANGSGGFLSAFLDDFPPAQSAAVLRTIRLLVQRARPEPGQVRRTRLERGR from the coding sequence ATGCGGATCGGAGAACTCGCCGCGGCCGTCGGCGTCACGACGCGGACCGTGCGGCACTACCACCATCTCGGGCTGCTGCCCGAGCCCGAGCGGCGGCCCAACGGCTACCGCGACTACGGACTGCGGCACGCCGTCGCGCTCGCCCGGATCAGGCGGCTGACCGAGCTGGGGCTCGGTCTCACCGAGGTGCGGGACGTCCTCGCGGACGACGCCGGCCGCGACCTCGCCGAGGTGCTCGCGGAACTCGACGAGGACCTGGCGCGGCAGGAGGCGGCGATCCGGGCGAGGCGGCTGCGGCTGCACGCCCTGCTCGACGGCGGCCGGATGCCCGCCGAAGGTCCGGTCTCCCCCGAACTCGCCGCCGTGTTCGGCGAGTTGACGCGTGATCCGGAACCGGCGATCGCTGCCAAGGACCGCGAGATGATCGCTCTCCTCGAAACGGTCGCGGCCCCGAAGGACCGGGAACGTCTGCTGTCGGCACTGCGCGCCACCGCCGAAGTGCCGGGCGCACTGGAACGGACCCACGCGGCGTACGCGCTGCTGGACGCGCTCGCGGACGCCGACCCGGCCGACCCGCGCGTCGAGGAGACCGCCCACGCCCTCGCCGAGTGCCTTCCTGACGAGGCCCTGGCCGGCATGGGCCTGGCCGACCTCGACCCGGACGGGCCCGAGGCGAACGGCAGCGGCGGCTTCCTGAGCGCCTTCCTCGACGACTTCCCGCCCGCGCAGTCCGCCGCGGTCCTGCGGACGATCCGGCTCCTCGTGCAGCGGGCACGCCCGGAGCCCGGGCAGGTGAGGCGTACGCGCCTGGAGCGTGGGCGATGA
- a CDS encoding AraC family transcriptional regulator, whose amino-acid sequence MSVKVHTAGREQAVWTRATLGSSGRPLDLLTARFDRHRYAPHAHDEFTVGVCVAGAEIIDYRGGRIRPGPGSIVVLGPGEVHTGGPAALDDGYAYRALYAEVPLLTEGTLGFPDFREPLLDDPELAAALRLTHTELSLCPDPLETESRIPWLLTALARRHSTARHVSDTIPGAGRVAEAVRDRLADELLAPPSLAALAADLGLSRYQLLRAFRTSMGMPPYAWLAQYRVNRARCLLESGHRPAETAALVGFADQAHLTRWFRRVLGVTPAAYRNSVQDVRR is encoded by the coding sequence GTGAGTGTGAAGGTACATACGGCCGGGCGTGAGCAGGCCGTCTGGACCAGGGCGACCCTCGGCAGCTCGGGCCGGCCGCTCGACCTGCTGACGGCCAGGTTCGACCGCCACCGGTACGCGCCCCACGCGCACGACGAGTTCACCGTCGGAGTCTGCGTCGCGGGCGCGGAGATCATCGACTACCGCGGCGGGCGGATCCGCCCGGGCCCCGGCTCGATCGTGGTCCTGGGCCCCGGCGAGGTGCACACGGGCGGCCCGGCCGCGCTCGACGACGGCTACGCATATCGCGCCCTGTACGCGGAGGTCCCCCTCCTCACCGAGGGCACCCTGGGCTTCCCCGACTTCCGCGAACCGCTCCTCGACGACCCCGAGCTGGCCGCCGCCCTGCGCCTCACGCACACCGAACTCAGTCTCTGCCCGGACCCCCTGGAGACCGAGTCGCGCATACCGTGGCTGCTCACGGCCCTGGCCCGCCGCCATTCCACGGCCCGCCACGTGAGCGACACGATCCCGGGCGCGGGCCGCGTGGCGGAGGCGGTACGCGACCGCCTGGCCGACGAACTCCTCGCCCCGCCCTCCCTCGCGGCCCTGGCAGCGGACCTCGGCCTGTCCCGCTACCAGCTCCTGCGTGCCTTCCGTACGAGCATGGGGATGCCTCCGTACGCCTGGCTGGCCCAGTACCGGGTGAACCGTGCCCGGTGCCTGCTGGAGTCGGGCCACCGCCCCGCCGAGACGGCCGCTCTCGTGGGCTTCGCGGACCAGGCGCACCTGACACGCTGGTTCCGGCGGGTACTGGGGGTCACTCCGGCGGCGTACCGCAACAGCGTTCAAGACGTCCGCCGATGA
- a CDS encoding spore-associated protein, with protein sequence MRFSRSVLTAAAFAALAVGTTTALAVPASAAPNTTPQKVCGNAYKTVNSAVVGSLGTVYLTYNAANGQNCVATIRNNPGAAVDMSAYVYVPDTDESAGDSGQYTSYAGPAYVYGKGHCIDWGGNISNVYVQITGSNCAALKEQRATSTR encoded by the coding sequence ATGAGATTCAGCCGTTCCGTCCTGACCGCTGCCGCGTTCGCCGCCCTGGCCGTGGGGACCACGACCGCGCTGGCGGTCCCCGCCTCGGCCGCGCCCAACACCACGCCGCAGAAGGTCTGCGGAAACGCCTACAAGACAGTGAACTCCGCGGTCGTCGGCTCGCTGGGCACCGTCTACCTGACGTACAACGCCGCGAACGGCCAGAACTGTGTCGCGACCATCCGCAACAACCCGGGCGCCGCCGTGGACATGTCCGCGTACGTCTACGTCCCGGACACCGACGAGAGCGCCGGCGACTCCGGCCAGTACACGTCGTACGCGGGCCCGGCGTACGTGTACGGCAAGGGCCACTGCATCGACTGGGGCGGCAACATCAGCAACGTGTACGTACAGATCACAGGCTCGAACTGCGCGGCCCTGAAGGAACAGCGGGCCACTTCCACCCGCTGA
- a CDS encoding dihydrofolate reductase family protein: protein MRSVTCSMNVSLDGYIVGPDGGLDWPGPDEVVFRSWIDEIREVDVHLLGRRLYETMLFWETADQDPSLDDSKREWAALWNALPKVVFSTTLAAVQGNARLASGSLAEEIERLRAEPGEGDIAIGGAALAAEAAASGLIDEYRSRVCPLLVGGGTPFFPRSERRVDLELVENRVVGSAGLVLLRHRVVR, encoded by the coding sequence ATGCGCAGCGTGACCTGTTCGATGAACGTCTCGCTCGACGGTTACATCGTCGGACCGGACGGCGGTCTCGACTGGCCGGGACCCGACGAGGTGGTCTTTCGCTCCTGGATCGACGAGATCCGAGAGGTCGACGTCCATCTGCTGGGACGGCGGCTGTACGAGACGATGCTGTTCTGGGAGACGGCCGACCAGGATCCCTCGCTCGACGACTCCAAGCGTGAGTGGGCCGCGCTCTGGAACGCTCTTCCGAAAGTGGTGTTCTCCACCACGCTGGCCGCGGTGCAGGGCAATGCCCGTCTGGCCTCCGGCAGCCTGGCTGAGGAGATCGAGCGGTTGCGGGCCGAGCCGGGGGAGGGCGACATCGCGATCGGCGGCGCGGCGCTCGCCGCCGAGGCCGCCGCGTCGGGGCTGATCGACGAGTACCGGTCCAGGGTCTGCCCGTTGCTCGTCGGCGGTGGCACTCCGTTCTTTCCCCGGAGTGAGCGCCGAGTGGATCTCGAACTCGTCGAGAACCGCGTCGTCGGTTCGGCGGGACTCGTCCTTCTCCGGCACCGCGTGGTGCGCTAG